In Janibacter alkaliphilus, the following proteins share a genomic window:
- a CDS encoding OB-fold nucleic acid binding domain-containing protein encodes MAPGLLQRISDLRRSDDDLAADELREAVTKHGCTSISQCKDREIVTVGGTITCVTIRPKGNVPTLVAELFDGSRKVVLVWLGQRRIRGIEPGAYLKATGRLAHPKGCPTIFNPAYELLPDGDAQRG; translated from the coding sequence ATGGCTCCCGGGCTGCTGCAGCGGATCTCCGACCTGCGCCGCTCGGACGACGACCTCGCCGCCGACGAGCTGCGCGAGGCCGTCACCAAGCACGGCTGCACCTCGATCTCGCAGTGCAAGGACCGGGAGATCGTCACCGTGGGCGGCACCATCACCTGCGTGACGATCCGGCCCAAGGGCAACGTGCCCACCCTCGTCGCCGAGCTCTTCGACGGCAGCCGCAAGGTCGTCCTCGTCTGGCTCGGGCAGCGCCGCATCCGTGGCATCGAGCCCGGCGCCTACCTCAAGGCGACCGGCCGGCTGGCCCACCCCAAGGGGTGCCCGACGATCTTCAACCCCGCCTACGAGCTGCTGCCGGACGGGGACGCCCAACGTGGCTGA
- a CDS encoding NAD-binding protein produces MHFVIMGCGRVGASLARNLERSGHDVAVVDQDPGSFRRLGPDFAGTRVTGVGFDRDTLVQAGIEQAYALAAVSSGDNSNILAARVARETFGVDHVVARIYDPGRAEVYQRLGIPTVATVRWTADQVLRRLLPQAQVPELADASGRLVIVDVPVHEDWVGLPLSRLEAAAQVRVAYVTRLGEGIVPGPSTAYQDGDLVHLVIATDRVEQVERILDAPPARQEA; encoded by the coding sequence GTGCACTTCGTCATCATGGGTTGCGGGCGCGTGGGCGCCTCCCTGGCACGCAACCTGGAGCGCTCCGGGCACGACGTCGCGGTCGTCGACCAGGACCCCGGCTCCTTCCGCCGGCTCGGCCCCGACTTCGCCGGCACCCGGGTGACCGGCGTCGGCTTCGACCGCGACACCCTGGTGCAGGCCGGGATCGAGCAGGCCTACGCGCTGGCCGCGGTCTCCAGCGGCGACAACTCGAACATCCTCGCCGCCCGGGTGGCCCGGGAGACCTTCGGCGTCGACCACGTCGTCGCCCGGATCTACGACCCGGGCCGGGCCGAGGTCTACCAGCGCCTGGGCATCCCCACGGTGGCGACCGTGCGCTGGACCGCCGACCAGGTGCTGCGGCGGCTGCTGCCGCAGGCCCAGGTGCCCGAGCTGGCCGACGCCTCCGGGCGGCTGGTCATCGTCGACGTCCCGGTGCACGAGGACTGGGTCGGTCTGCCGCTGTCCCGTCTCGAGGCGGCCGCGCAGGTGCGCGTCGCCTACGTCACCCGGCTCGGCGAGGGCATCGTCCCCGGACCGAGCACCGCCTACCAGGACGGTGACCTGGTGCACCTCGTCATCGCGACCGACCGGGTCGAGCAGGTCGAGCGGATCCTGGACGCTCCCCCGGCCCGGCAGGAGGCCTGA
- a CDS encoding VOC family protein: MSSQSYAIFTYDDAATGTAFLEAVGFRRVALHHEDEDRQVVAHGEYAWRATGGLMLGSARRGSDHAEDDQVGRGRIYCVLDRDAEVDETHQRALDAGGRSLAAPADQDYGGRSCTVSDPEGNVLSFGSYAGAHGPAALRPKLVVADADAAIAFYGNAFGAQVQARHAIDGSVVFAQLRLGDLGVEVQVKDADDADPVAAGAPGVLLELTVGDPDAVWERAVDAGATVRFPLTDQPYGARQGRLIDPFGQQWLVSGPLTMSPEQIDAALAEMS, translated from the coding sequence ATGAGCAGCCAGAGCTACGCGATCTTCACCTACGACGACGCCGCCACCGGCACCGCCTTCCTCGAGGCGGTGGGCTTCCGTCGGGTGGCGCTGCACCACGAGGACGAGGACCGGCAGGTCGTCGCGCACGGCGAGTACGCCTGGCGCGCCACCGGCGGTCTCATGCTCGGCTCCGCCCGCCGCGGCTCGGACCACGCCGAGGACGACCAGGTCGGGCGCGGGCGGATCTACTGCGTCCTCGACCGGGACGCCGAGGTGGACGAGACCCACCAGCGCGCCCTGGACGCCGGCGGGCGCTCGCTCGCCGCGCCCGCCGACCAGGACTACGGCGGCCGCAGCTGCACGGTGTCCGACCCCGAGGGCAACGTCCTCAGCTTCGGCTCCTACGCCGGGGCGCACGGTCCGGCGGCGCTGCGCCCGAAGCTCGTCGTGGCCGACGCGGACGCGGCGATCGCCTTCTACGGCAACGCTTTCGGCGCACAGGTCCAGGCGCGGCACGCGATCGACGGGTCGGTCGTCTTCGCCCAGCTGAGACTGGGTGACCTCGGCGTCGAGGTGCAGGTCAAGGACGCCGACGACGCCGACCCGGTGGCGGCGGGTGCGCCGGGTGTCCTGCTGGAGCTGACCGTCGGCGACCCGGACGCCGTGTGGGAGCGGGCGGTCGACGCGGGTGCCACGGTGCGCTTCCCGCTGACCGACCAGCCCTACGGCGCGCGCCAGGGGCGGCTCATCGACCCCTTCGGTCAGCAGTGGCTCGTCTCCGGCCCGCTGACGATGTCACCGGAGCAGATCGACGCCGCCCTGGCCGAGATGAGCTGA
- a CDS encoding helix-turn-helix domain-containing protein: MADTEESAVRSAEAAVGLPSPALRPYLDSYQGYRVRLHPDAVHHGEPSPAATVIITLDAPIRLGWAGAGTQRHEVLLCGLHTRPAVIRTDGVQHGIQLSLTPTGVRRLLGVPPSAVHQSLVDPVEVLAAGDHRRRAVWSSIAEQLAAIDSWPARFALLDTMLRATLDEQAPAARDEVATTWRRLAQSPGTAVGVLADEVGWSRRHLSAQVGAELGVTVKQAARLLRRERARRLAPQVGLAEAAALAGYTDQSHLTRDWVALSGRTPRQSLDHPFFVPD; encoded by the coding sequence GTGGCTGATACCGAGGAGAGCGCGGTGCGCTCCGCCGAGGCCGCCGTCGGGCTGCCCTCCCCGGCGCTGCGCCCCTACCTCGACAGCTACCAGGGCTACCGGGTACGGCTGCACCCGGACGCGGTCCACCACGGTGAGCCCTCCCCCGCCGCGACCGTCATCATCACCCTCGACGCACCGATCCGGCTGGGGTGGGCCGGTGCCGGCACGCAGCGCCACGAGGTGCTGCTCTGCGGGCTGCACACCCGGCCCGCGGTCATCCGCACCGACGGCGTGCAGCACGGCATCCAGCTCTCCCTCACACCCACCGGTGTCCGCCGGCTCCTCGGGGTGCCACCGTCGGCGGTGCACCAGAGCCTCGTCGATCCTGTCGAGGTGCTGGCCGCCGGGGACCATCGACGACGGGCGGTGTGGTCGAGCATCGCCGAGCAGCTGGCGGCGATCGACTCGTGGCCGGCCCGCTTCGCGCTGCTCGACACGATGCTGCGGGCCACCCTCGACGAGCAGGCCCCGGCCGCCCGCGACGAGGTGGCGACCACCTGGCGGCGGCTGGCGCAGAGCCCCGGCACCGCGGTCGGCGTGCTGGCCGACGAGGTCGGCTGGTCCCGGCGACACCTGAGCGCCCAGGTCGGCGCCGAGCTCGGCGTGACGGTCAAGCAGGCTGCCCGGCTGCTGCGCCGGGAGCGGGCCCGGCGCCTGGCACCCCAGGTCGGTCTCGCCGAGGCGGCGGCCCTGGCCGGCTACACCGACCAGTCGCACCTCACCCGGGACTGGGTGGCGCTGTCGGGCCGGACGCCCCGGCAGAGCCTGGACCACCCCTTCTTCGTCCCGGACTGA
- the acnA gene encoding aconitate hydratase AcnA gives MRESTVASVNTFDAKSALTVGDQTYEIFRLAAVEGSGDLPYSLKVLLENLLRTEDGANVTAEHIRALGGWDQDAQPDTEIQFTPARVIMQDFTGVPCIVDLATMREAVEELGGNASKINPLAPAELVIDHSVVIDVFGREDAFQRNVDFEYQRNQERYQFLRWGQTAFDDFKVVPPGTGIVHQVNIEHLARSVMVRDTDEGTLAYPDTCVGTDSHTTMENGLGVLGWGVGGIEAEAAMLGQPISMLIPRVVGFKLTGEIPPAATATDVVLTITEMLREHGVVGKFVEFYGEGVASVPLANRATIGNMSPEFGSTCAIFPIDDVTVDYLRMTGRDEQQLALVEAYAKEQGLWHDPSTEPRFSERLELDLSTVVPSIAGPKRPQDRIVVSEAKEQFASDVKNYGVDGDLREVEVSYAGQTFGLKDGAVVIASITSCTNTSNPSVMMAAAMLAKNAVERGLDVKPWVKTSMAPGSKVVTNYYEKAGMWPYLEKLGYHLVGYGCTTCIGNSGPLPEEISQAVQENDLTVTSVLSGNRNFEGRINPDVKMNYLASPPLVIAYALAGTMDVDFDSEPLGQDADGTDVFLKDIWPNPADVQRTIDEAISQEMFTDKYADVFAGDDRWRSLPTPEGDTFAWDEDSTYVRKAPYFDGMQSEPAPVEDISGARVLALLGDSVTTDHISPAGAIKADSPAGKYLAEHGVERKDFNSYGSRRGNHEVMIRGTFANIRLKNLLLDGVEGGFTRNFLDGGEQTTIFEASQAYQEAGVPLVVLAGKEYGSGSSRDWAAKGTTLLGVKAVLAESYERIHRSNLIGMGVVPLQFPAGENAASYGLDGTETFDVTGLTALNEGTTPRTVTVTATKESGETVEIDAVVRIDTPGEADYFRNGGILQYVLRSLVK, from the coding sequence ATGAGGGAGTCGACCGTGGCCAGTGTCAACACCTTCGACGCGAAGAGCGCGCTCACCGTCGGGGACCAGACGTACGAGATCTTCCGCCTCGCGGCGGTCGAGGGCTCGGGCGATCTGCCCTACAGCCTCAAGGTGCTGCTGGAGAACCTGCTGCGCACCGAGGACGGGGCCAACGTCACCGCCGAGCACATCCGCGCGCTCGGCGGCTGGGACCAGGACGCCCAGCCGGACACCGAGATCCAGTTCACCCCGGCGCGCGTGATCATGCAGGACTTCACCGGCGTGCCCTGCATCGTCGACCTCGCCACCATGCGCGAGGCGGTCGAGGAGCTCGGCGGCAACGCCTCCAAGATCAACCCGCTGGCCCCGGCCGAGCTGGTCATCGACCACTCCGTCGTCATCGACGTCTTCGGCCGCGAGGACGCCTTCCAGCGCAACGTCGACTTCGAGTACCAGCGCAACCAGGAGCGCTACCAGTTCCTGCGCTGGGGGCAGACCGCCTTCGACGACTTCAAGGTCGTCCCCCCGGGCACCGGCATCGTCCACCAGGTCAACATCGAGCACCTGGCCCGCTCGGTCATGGTCCGCGACACCGACGAGGGCACCCTCGCCTACCCGGACACCTGCGTCGGCACCGACAGCCACACCACCATGGAGAACGGCCTGGGCGTGCTCGGCTGGGGCGTCGGCGGCATCGAGGCCGAGGCGGCCATGCTCGGCCAGCCGATCTCGATGCTCATCCCGCGGGTCGTCGGCTTCAAGCTCACCGGCGAGATCCCGCCGGCGGCCACCGCCACCGACGTCGTGCTGACGATCACCGAGATGCTCCGCGAGCACGGTGTCGTCGGCAAGTTCGTCGAGTTCTACGGCGAGGGCGTGGCCTCGGTGCCGCTGGCCAACCGCGCCACCATCGGCAACATGAGCCCCGAGTTCGGCTCCACCTGCGCGATCTTCCCGATCGACGACGTCACCGTGGACTACCTGCGGATGACCGGCCGCGACGAGCAGCAGCTCGCCCTCGTCGAGGCCTACGCCAAGGAGCAGGGCCTGTGGCACGACCCGAGCACCGAGCCGCGCTTCTCCGAGCGCCTCGAGCTCGACCTGTCCACCGTCGTCCCCTCGATCGCCGGCCCGAAGCGCCCGCAGGACCGGATCGTCGTCTCCGAGGCGAAGGAGCAGTTCGCCTCCGACGTGAAGAACTACGGCGTGGACGGTGACCTGCGCGAGGTCGAGGTCAGCTACGCCGGCCAGACCTTCGGCCTCAAGGACGGCGCCGTGGTGATCGCCTCGATCACCTCGTGCACCAACACCTCCAACCCGTCGGTGATGATGGCCGCGGCCATGCTCGCCAAGAACGCGGTCGAGCGCGGCCTGGACGTCAAGCCCTGGGTGAAGACGTCGATGGCGCCCGGCTCGAAGGTGGTCACCAACTACTACGAGAAGGCCGGCATGTGGCCCTACCTCGAGAAGCTGGGCTACCACCTCGTCGGCTACGGCTGCACCACCTGCATCGGCAACTCCGGTCCGCTGCCGGAGGAGATCAGCCAGGCCGTGCAGGAGAACGACCTCACGGTCACCTCGGTGCTCTCCGGCAACCGCAACTTCGAGGGCCGGATCAACCCGGACGTCAAGATGAACTACCTGGCCTCCCCGCCGCTGGTCATCGCCTACGCCCTGGCCGGCACGATGGACGTCGACTTCGACTCCGAGCCGCTGGGCCAGGACGCCGACGGCACCGACGTCTTCCTCAAGGACATCTGGCCCAACCCCGCCGACGTGCAGCGCACCATCGACGAGGCGATCAGCCAGGAGATGTTCACCGACAAGTACGCCGACGTCTTCGCCGGCGACGACCGCTGGCGCTCGCTGCCGACGCCGGAGGGCGACACCTTCGCCTGGGACGAGGACTCGACCTACGTGCGCAAGGCCCCGTACTTCGACGGCATGCAGAGCGAGCCGGCCCCGGTCGAGGACATCTCCGGCGCCCGCGTGCTGGCCCTGCTGGGTGACTCGGTGACCACCGACCACATCAGCCCGGCCGGCGCCATCAAGGCGGACAGCCCGGCCGGCAAGTACCTGGCCGAGCACGGCGTGGAGCGCAAGGACTTCAACTCCTACGGCTCGCGGCGCGGCAACCACGAGGTGATGATCCGCGGCACCTTCGCCAACATCCGGCTGAAGAACCTGCTGCTGGACGGCGTCGAGGGCGGCTTCACCCGCAACTTCCTCGACGGCGGCGAGCAGACGACGATCTTCGAGGCCAGCCAGGCCTACCAGGAGGCCGGCGTGCCGCTGGTCGTCCTGGCCGGCAAGGAGTACGGCTCCGGCTCCTCGCGCGACTGGGCCGCCAAGGGCACCACCCTGCTGGGCGTCAAGGCCGTCCTCGCCGAGTCCTACGAGCGGATCCATCGCTCCAACCTCATCGGCATGGGCGTCGTCCCGCTGCAGTTCCCGGCCGGCGAGAACGCCGCCAGCTACGGGCTGGACGGCACCGAGACCTTCGACGTCACCGGCCTCACCGCGCTCAACGAGGGGACCACCCCGCGCACGGTCACGGTGACTGCGACGAAGGAGAGCGGCGAGACGGTGGAGATCGACGCCGTGGTCCGTATCGACACCCCCGGCGAGGCGGACTACTTCCGCAACGGCGGCATCCTGCAGTACGTGCTGCGTTCGCTGGTGAAGTGA
- a CDS encoding class I SAM-dependent RNA methyltransferase: MSGPGLGPGREPEAESGPGADELVPGVEVEVEVGPVAHGGHCVARHEGRVLFVRHAIPGERVRARITEGGPGDRFVRADAIKILRADSHRVAPPCRYAGPGGCGGCDLQHVEIGHQRTLKGQVVAEQLSRLAGVERDVVVEALDDEGGLGYRTRVELAVGTAEAPEGAATPVLGLRRHRSHEIVPVATCAIADPRVDEGVRESHQDAVTEPEELAGLAALDVVAAAGEADTVVVEVPGDADGRPLPTPPLPLTELVPAGDGRREARVDARGFWQVHRDAPRAFVEAVLEAAAVAPGERVLDLYAGVGLLSGPLAQATGEGGQLVAVESDRRAGGHLRENLADLPQALAVTARVDEALGVSGRRSGRGGGRGGGGRSGGRARRGGASSPLLPPSADVVVLDPPRSGAGREVVEALLRLRPRRVVYVACDPAALARDTRYLRERGAELVGLRALDAFPMTHHVECVATFAPSP; encoded by the coding sequence GTGAGCGGGCCGGGGCTGGGGCCCGGACGGGAGCCCGAGGCGGAGTCCGGTCCGGGTGCCGACGAGCTCGTGCCCGGTGTCGAGGTGGAGGTCGAGGTCGGGCCGGTGGCCCACGGCGGGCACTGCGTCGCCCGGCACGAGGGCCGGGTGCTCTTCGTCCGGCACGCGATCCCCGGCGAGCGGGTCCGCGCCCGGATCACCGAAGGGGGTCCCGGCGACCGCTTCGTCCGTGCCGACGCCATCAAGATCCTGCGCGCCGACAGCCACCGGGTGGCGCCGCCGTGCCGCTACGCCGGCCCCGGGGGCTGCGGCGGCTGCGACCTGCAGCACGTCGAGATCGGCCACCAGCGCACGCTCAAGGGGCAGGTCGTCGCCGAGCAGCTGAGCCGCCTGGCCGGGGTGGAGCGCGACGTCGTCGTCGAGGCGCTCGACGACGAGGGCGGGCTGGGCTACCGCACCCGGGTCGAGCTGGCGGTCGGGACGGCCGAGGCTCCCGAGGGGGCGGCGACACCGGTGCTCGGCCTGCGTCGGCACCGCAGCCACGAGATCGTGCCGGTGGCCACCTGCGCCATCGCCGACCCCCGGGTGGACGAGGGGGTGCGGGAGAGCCACCAGGACGCCGTGACCGAGCCCGAGGAGCTGGCCGGGCTGGCCGCGCTCGACGTCGTCGCCGCCGCCGGCGAGGCGGACACCGTCGTCGTCGAGGTGCCCGGCGACGCGGACGGGCGGCCGCTGCCGACCCCGCCGCTGCCGCTGACGGAGCTCGTCCCGGCGGGGGACGGGCGGCGCGAGGCCCGGGTGGACGCCCGCGGCTTCTGGCAGGTGCACCGGGACGCACCGCGGGCATTCGTCGAGGCGGTCCTTGAGGCGGCCGCGGTGGCGCCGGGGGAGCGGGTGCTCGACCTCTACGCCGGGGTGGGGCTGCTCTCCGGGCCGCTGGCCCAGGCCACCGGCGAGGGCGGTCAGCTGGTGGCCGTGGAGAGCGACCGGCGGGCCGGGGGGCACCTGCGGGAGAACCTCGCCGACCTGCCGCAGGCGCTCGCCGTGACCGCGCGGGTGGACGAGGCGCTCGGTGTCTCCGGGCGCCGGTCGGGTCGCGGTGGCGGCCGTGGCGGTGGTGGGCGCTCGGGCGGACGGGCGCGTCGGGGAGGAGCCTCCTCGCCGCTGCTGCCGCCCAGCGCCGACGTCGTCGTGCTCGACCCGCCGCGCAGCGGCGCCGGCCGCGAGGTCGTCGAGGCGCTGCTGCGCCTGCGCCCGCGACGGGTGGTCTACGTCGCGTGTGACCCGGCCGCGCTGGCCCGGGACACCCGCTACCTGCGCGAGCGGGGCGCCGAGCTCGTCGGGCTGCGGGCGCTGGACGCCTTCCCGATGACCCACCACGTCGAGTGCGTCGCCACCTTCGCCCCGTCCCCCTGA
- a CDS encoding APC family permease translates to MTKCTRATVHAAHRPAWRVLHSSFVSSGRVLKRLLVGRAKRSDRLRETLLPKKIALPVFASDALSSVAYAPDEILLTLGLAGGALVLTHSWEVALAVVVVMVVIVLSYRQNVRAYPSGGGDYEVASVNLGPRAGRTVASALLVDYVLTVAVSVSSGVQNAAAAFPAIRGYEAAVAIAIILGLTAMNLRGVRESGTAFAIPTYLFMLTVLGMAVVGLVRRSTGDLPLAESADLSIAPEAGYEQLSTLAMAFLLLRAFSSGCSALTGVETVSNGVPAFQEPKSRNAATTLALMGLISITMLLAMMALASWTQVHFAEDPQSQLVGPDGQLVGPDYVQDTVMTQVAQSVFSGFGAGVVLVSVVTALILVLAANTAFNGFPVLGSILARDGYLPRQLHTRGDRLAFSNGILLLAGAAAVLIAIYDAQVTALIQLYIVGVFVSFTLSQVGMIRHWNRHLRVERDPQARRTMQVSRAINTLGAVLSGTVLAVVLVTKFTHGAGWAVAAMIALYLLMRSIRRHYDRVRDELAVSEDDTRAQLLPSRVHAVVLVSKIHKPTLRAVAYAKATRPATLEALTVDVDQDETRALQDDWERRGIPVPLKVLGSPYREVTHPVVDYVKSIRSGSPRDMVVVYIPQYVLGHWWEKALHNQSALRLRTRLLFTPGVMVASVPWQLASAEGAEQRLDGPVAGDVRRGDW, encoded by the coding sequence ATGACGAAGTGCACGAGAGCGACGGTACACGCCGCGCACCGCCCGGCCTGGCGGGTCTTACACTCGTCCTTCGTGTCCTCAGGACGTGTCCTCAAGCGGCTGCTCGTCGGCCGCGCGAAGCGTAGCGATCGGCTCAGGGAGACCCTGCTGCCGAAGAAGATCGCGCTCCCCGTCTTCGCCTCCGACGCCCTCAGCTCGGTGGCCTACGCCCCGGACGAGATCCTGCTGACCCTCGGCCTGGCCGGCGGCGCGCTGGTGCTCACCCACTCCTGGGAGGTGGCGCTGGCGGTCGTCGTCGTCATGGTCGTCATCGTGCTCAGCTACCGGCAGAACGTGCGCGCCTACCCCTCCGGCGGCGGCGACTACGAGGTGGCCAGCGTCAACCTCGGCCCGCGCGCCGGGCGGACCGTGGCCAGCGCGCTGCTCGTCGACTATGTGCTCACCGTGGCGGTGTCGGTCAGCTCGGGCGTGCAGAACGCGGCGGCCGCCTTCCCGGCGATCCGCGGCTACGAGGCGGCGGTGGCGATCGCCATCATCCTCGGGCTCACCGCGATGAACCTGCGGGGGGTGCGCGAGTCCGGGACCGCCTTCGCCATCCCCACCTACCTCTTCATGCTCACCGTGCTCGGCATGGCCGTGGTCGGGCTGGTGCGGCGCAGCACCGGTGACCTGCCGCTGGCCGAGAGCGCCGACCTGAGCATCGCGCCCGAGGCCGGCTACGAGCAGCTGAGCACCCTGGCGATGGCCTTCCTGCTGCTGCGCGCCTTCTCCTCCGGCTGCTCGGCGCTGACCGGGGTGGAGACGGTGAGCAACGGGGTGCCCGCCTTCCAGGAGCCGAAGAGCCGCAACGCCGCCACCACGCTGGCGCTCATGGGGCTGATCTCGATCACCATGCTGCTGGCGATGATGGCGCTGGCCTCGTGGACCCAGGTGCACTTCGCCGAGGACCCGCAGAGCCAGCTGGTCGGTCCGGACGGGCAGCTGGTCGGCCCGGACTACGTCCAGGACACCGTGATGACCCAGGTGGCCCAGTCGGTCTTCTCCGGCTTCGGCGCGGGGGTGGTGCTGGTCTCGGTGGTCACCGCGCTGATCCTCGTGCTGGCCGCGAACACCGCCTTCAACGGCTTCCCGGTGCTCGGCTCGATCCTCGCCCGGGACGGCTACCTGCCGCGTCAGCTGCACACCCGCGGCGACCGGCTCGCCTTCTCCAACGGCATCCTGCTGCTGGCCGGCGCGGCCGCGGTGCTCATCGCCATCTACGACGCCCAGGTCACCGCCCTCATCCAGCTCTACATCGTCGGGGTCTTCGTCTCCTTCACGCTCAGCCAGGTCGGGATGATCCGGCACTGGAACCGGCACCTGCGCGTCGAGCGCGACCCGCAGGCGCGCCGCACGATGCAGGTCAGCCGGGCGATCAACACCCTCGGCGCGGTGCTCTCCGGGACGGTGCTGGCGGTGGTGCTGGTCACCAAGTTCACCCACGGCGCCGGCTGGGCGGTGGCCGCGATGATCGCGCTCTACCTGCTCATGCGCAGCATCCGCCGGCACTACGACCGGGTGCGTGACGAGCTGGCGGTCAGCGAGGACGACACCCGGGCCCAGCTGCTCCCGTCGCGGGTGCACGCGGTGGTCCTGGTGAGCAAGATCCACAAGCCGACGCTGCGGGCGGTGGCCTACGCCAAGGCGACCCGCCCGGCGACGCTCGAGGCGCTGACCGTGGACGTCGACCAGGACGAGACCCGGGCGCTGCAGGACGACTGGGAGCGGCGCGGGATCCCCGTGCCGCTGAAGGTGCTCGGCTCGCCCTACCGCGAGGTGACCCACCCGGTCGTCGACTACGTGAAGTCGATCCGCTCCGGCAGCCCCCGCGACATGGTCGTCGTCTACATCCCGCAGTACGTGCTCGGGCACTGGTGGGAGAAGGCGCTGCACAACCAGAGCGCGCTGCGGCTGCGCACCCGGCTGCTCTTCACCCCCGGCGTCATGGTCGCCTCGGTGCCCTGGCAGCTGGCCAGCGCCGAGGGGGCCGAGCAGCGTCTCGACGGTCCGGTGGCCGGCGACGTGCGACGGGGTGACTGGTGA
- a CDS encoding NAD-binding protein: MRVVIAGAGSVGRSIARELLHNGHEILLIDKEADQVRVQRLPEANWLAGDACEISRLQEARLDDCDVVVAATGDDKANLVVSLLAKTEFGVPRTVARVNNPKNEWMFDESWGVDVAVSTPRLMTALVEEAVSVGDLVRIFEFQQGSTTMTEITLPADNPHVGRRVGDIVFPPDTLLVGIIRDDRPIAPTDDDALEAHDELLFLTTVDDEPELSTMMRPQARPGRG, translated from the coding sequence GTGCGCGTCGTCATCGCCGGGGCCGGCAGCGTCGGGCGCTCCATCGCCCGCGAGCTGCTGCACAACGGGCACGAGATCCTGCTCATCGACAAGGAGGCCGACCAGGTCCGGGTGCAGCGGCTGCCCGAGGCCAACTGGCTCGCCGGTGACGCCTGCGAGATCAGCCGGCTGCAGGAGGCCCGCCTGGACGACTGCGACGTCGTCGTCGCCGCCACCGGCGACGACAAGGCCAACCTCGTGGTCTCGCTGCTGGCCAAGACCGAGTTCGGGGTGCCGCGCACCGTGGCCCGGGTGAACAACCCGAAGAACGAGTGGATGTTCGACGAGTCGTGGGGCGTGGACGTCGCGGTGAGCACGCCGCGGCTGATGACCGCCCTGGTCGAGGAGGCGGTCAGCGTCGGTGACCTGGTGCGGATCTTCGAGTTCCAGCAGGGCAGCACGACGATGACCGAGATCACCCTGCCGGCCGACAACCCGCATGTCGGGCGCCGGGTGGGCGACATCGTCTTCCCCCCGGACACCCTGCTCGTCGGGATCATCCGGGACGACCGGCCGATCGCGCCCACCGACGACGACGCGCTCGAGGCGCACGACGAGCTGCTCTTCCTGACCACGGTCGACGACGAGCCCGAGCTGAGCACGATGATGCGCCCGCAGGCCCGCCCCGGGCGGGGCTGA
- a CDS encoding DUF3159 domain-containing protein: MAEPTVGGPGPAGPVGPLPVTTVEELIRRRLSDALGGVRGSLETTLPMLAFVIVWASTADARLSLGAAAGLTVLLLLARLAQRQTPQFVLTSVVATGLAAFFALRSGNAEDAFLPGILTSIAWGIGALLSVLLRWPVVGFMIGAADPAIAEGDPFRWRRNPAAVRVCSRLTLVLVGLYAIRVAIMGPLYLAGNIAALTVAKVVLGWPLWAGAVVVMGLLLVRGRTPIDPDDELVRGHSLAADAQREHGPA, from the coding sequence GTGGCTGAGCCGACGGTCGGCGGTCCCGGGCCGGCCGGCCCGGTCGGTCCGCTGCCGGTGACCACCGTCGAGGAGCTCATCCGGCGGCGGCTGTCCGACGCGCTCGGCGGGGTGCGCGGGTCGCTGGAGACCACCCTGCCGATGCTGGCCTTCGTCATCGTCTGGGCCAGCACCGCCGACGCCCGGCTCTCCCTCGGCGCGGCCGCGGGCCTGACCGTGCTGCTGCTGCTGGCCCGGCTGGCCCAGCGCCAGACCCCCCAGTTCGTGCTCACCTCGGTCGTCGCCACCGGGCTGGCCGCCTTCTTCGCGCTGCGCTCGGGCAACGCCGAGGACGCCTTCCTGCCGGGCATCCTCACCAGCATCGCCTGGGGGATCGGGGCGCTGCTCTCGGTGCTGCTGCGCTGGCCGGTGGTCGGCTTCATGATCGGCGCCGCCGACCCGGCGATCGCCGAGGGCGACCCCTTCCGGTGGCGGCGCAACCCGGCCGCGGTCCGGGTGTGCAGCCGGCTGACCCTCGTCCTCGTCGGGCTCTACGCGATCCGGGTGGCGATCATGGGCCCGCTCTACCTCGCTGGCAACATCGCCGCCCTGACCGTCGCGAAGGTGGTCCTCGGCTGGCCGCTGTGGGCCGGGGCGGTCGTCGTCATGGGGCTGCTGCTGGTGCGCGGTCGCACCCCGATCGACCCCGACGACGAGCTGGTCCGCGGGCACAGCCTCGCCGCCGACGCCCAGCGCGAGCACGGACCGGCCTGA